A genomic segment from Streptomyces sp. NBC_00654 encodes:
- a CDS encoding ABC transporter permease: protein MKKIDKDRLILGFAGPVLALIVAIALTTVVLLASGRNPFEPYRLMFESASYVDVQVLIINQAGTYYLAALAVAVGFRMNLFNIGVDGQYRLAAMMAALVGASVTLPGPLQIALIVIVAMLVGAFWAGIAGFLKTTRGVSEVVSTIMLNSIATALVAWLILPKNFGEQPPGSNNLTTGELPESGWFPGLSMGAEAGEIYGFTFVAAGCGLVYWFVLNRTRFGFDLRATGASESAAQASGVDAKKMILTSMLISGAVAGLAGMPTLLGDTHTYSLDFPTGIGFTGITIALLGRNNPLGIAFSALLIAFLDKSSASLDQYGYEKEIATIMQGLIVISVVVSYELVRRYGISRQQQKVGEELAAGHALKTEKEAAL, encoded by the coding sequence ATGAAGAAAATCGACAAGGACCGGCTGATCCTGGGGTTCGCGGGCCCGGTCCTCGCCCTGATCGTCGCCATCGCGCTCACCACGGTGGTGCTGCTGGCTTCCGGGCGTAACCCCTTCGAGCCGTACCGGCTGATGTTCGAGTCGGCTTCGTATGTCGACGTGCAGGTCCTGATCATCAACCAGGCCGGTACGTACTACCTTGCCGCTCTCGCCGTCGCCGTCGGCTTCCGGATGAATCTGTTCAATATCGGTGTCGATGGGCAGTACCGCCTCGCCGCGATGATGGCCGCGCTCGTCGGGGCCAGCGTCACCCTGCCGGGGCCCCTCCAGATCGCGCTGATCGTCATCGTCGCGATGCTGGTCGGAGCCTTCTGGGCAGGCATCGCGGGCTTCCTGAAAACCACCCGCGGAGTCAGCGAGGTCGTCTCGACGATCATGCTCAACTCCATCGCCACCGCGCTGGTCGCCTGGCTCATCCTGCCGAAGAACTTCGGTGAGCAGCCGCCCGGCTCCAACAACCTGACCACCGGCGAGCTCCCGGAGTCCGGCTGGTTCCCGGGTCTGTCCATGGGGGCCGAAGCGGGCGAGATCTACGGGTTCACCTTCGTCGCCGCGGGCTGCGGTCTCGTCTATTGGTTCGTCCTCAACCGCACCCGATTCGGTTTCGACCTGCGGGCCACGGGAGCCAGCGAGAGCGCCGCCCAGGCTTCCGGCGTGGACGCCAAGAAGATGATCCTGACCTCGATGCTGATCTCTGGAGCGGTTGCCGGTCTCGCCGGTATGCCGACCCTGCTCGGTGACACGCACACCTACAGCCTCGACTTCCCGACCGGCATCGGTTTCACCGGCATCACCATCGCGCTGCTGGGCCGGAACAACCCGCTCGGCATCGCCTTCAGCGCCCTGCTGATCGCCTTCCTGGACAAGTCGTCGGCCTCGCTCGACCAGTACGGGTACGAGAAGGAGATCGCCACGATCATGCAGGGCCTGATCGTGATCTCGGTCGTCGTCAGCTACGAACTGGTCCGCCGTTACGGCATCAGCCGCCAGCAGCAGAAGGTCGGCGAGGAACTCGCCGCCGGGCACGCACTCAAGACCGAGAAGGAGGCGGCACTGTGA
- a CDS encoding ABC transporter permease has protein sequence MSTSKVSAATAVPKKGAGRRKLTLPVVLLIIAGALALVSLVRLISGANDVTSVGQVAGALELAVPIGLAGLGGLWAERAGVVNIGLEGMMVLGTWFGAWAGFQWGPWVGVLFGILGGALGGLLHAVITVTFGVNHIVSGVAINILAVGLTRYLSNFAFDGVEGGSSKQSPRIDPIDKITIPGLSDWMQDLQQQHWFLISDIAGIIGGLVTGLSLLTVVALLLVPGTWWILWRTSFGLRLRSCGESPVAAETLGVNVYKYKYIAVTVSGGLAGLAGAFLAIVATGIYQENQTGGRGYIGLAAMIFGNWMPGGMALGAGLFGFTDSLKLRGGAENVHAMLLLLAILLVIVVFWQLYRRKYIAAVISAAISALLFTWYALTDQVPSQFVDAAPYVTTLLVLSLSAQRLRMPKADGVTYRKGEGK, from the coding sequence GTGAGCACCAGCAAAGTCTCCGCCGCGACCGCCGTCCCCAAGAAGGGTGCTGGGCGCCGCAAGCTCACCCTGCCCGTCGTCCTCCTGATCATCGCGGGCGCGCTCGCACTGGTCTCACTGGTCCGTCTGATCAGTGGCGCCAACGACGTGACCTCCGTGGGGCAGGTCGCGGGCGCGCTGGAACTGGCCGTTCCGATCGGCCTGGCCGGGCTCGGCGGTCTGTGGGCCGAACGCGCCGGCGTCGTCAACATCGGCCTCGAAGGCATGATGGTGCTGGGTACCTGGTTCGGCGCCTGGGCAGGATTCCAGTGGGGCCCGTGGGTGGGAGTGCTGTTCGGGATCCTCGGAGGTGCGCTCGGCGGGCTGCTGCACGCGGTCATCACCGTCACCTTCGGCGTGAACCACATCGTCTCCGGTGTGGCCATCAACATCCTCGCCGTCGGCCTCACCCGCTATCTCTCCAACTTCGCCTTCGACGGCGTTGAGGGAGGTTCGTCCAAGCAGTCGCCCCGCATCGATCCGATCGACAAGATCACTATTCCGGGGCTGTCCGACTGGATGCAGGATCTGCAGCAACAACACTGGTTCCTGATTTCCGACATCGCGGGCATCATCGGTGGACTCGTCACCGGCCTGTCCCTGCTGACGGTCGTTGCCCTGCTGCTGGTCCCCGGCACCTGGTGGATCCTGTGGCGCACGTCATTCGGTCTGCGGCTGCGTTCCTGCGGCGAGAGCCCGGTGGCCGCCGAGACGCTCGGCGTCAATGTCTACAAGTACAAGTACATCGCCGTCACCGTCTCCGGCGGCCTGGCCGGACTCGCCGGTGCCTTTCTGGCGATCGTTGCGACCGGCATCTACCAGGAGAACCAGACCGGCGGGCGCGGCTACATCGGTCTTGCTGCCATGATCTTCGGCAACTGGATGCCGGGCGGGATGGCGCTGGGTGCCGGTCTCTTCGGGTTCACCGACAGCCTCAAGCTGCGCGGCGGCGCCGAGAACGTGCACGCGATGCTGTTGTTGCTGGCGATCCTGCTGGTGATCGTGGTGTTCTGGCAGCTGTACCGCAGGAAGTACATCGCGGCAGTGATCTCGGCAGCCATCTCCGCGCTGCTGTTCACCTGGTACGCGCTGACCGACCAGGTACCCAGCCAGTTCGTCGACGCCGCCCCGTATGTCACCACGCTGCTGGTCCTCTCGCTCTCCGCGCAACGGCTGCGGATGCCGAAGGCCGACGGTGTGACGTACCGCAAGGGCGAAGGCAAGTGA
- a CDS encoding cytidine deaminase, which translates to MTAPAAAEADWGRLRAAARDAMSRAYVPYSGYPVGVAALVDDGRLIVGCNVENASYGLSLCAECGLVSQLHATGGGRLTHFTCVDGTGAILVPCGRCRQLLYEFGGPELVLETPDGLRTLDEMLPQAFGPQHLG; encoded by the coding sequence GTGACGGCTCCCGCCGCGGCAGAGGCCGACTGGGGCCGGCTGAGGGCCGCCGCCCGGGACGCGATGTCCCGGGCGTACGTCCCCTACTCGGGCTACCCGGTCGGCGTCGCGGCCCTGGTGGACGACGGACGTCTGATCGTCGGCTGCAACGTCGAGAACGCCTCGTACGGCCTCTCGCTGTGCGCCGAGTGCGGCCTCGTCTCCCAGCTGCACGCCACCGGCGGCGGCCGGCTGACCCACTTCACGTGCGTGGACGGCACCGGGGCGATCCTGGTGCCGTGCGGCAGGTGCAGGCAGCTGCTGTACGAGTTCGGGGGGCCGGAGCTCGTCCTGGAGACCCCGGACGGACTCCGTACGCTGGACGAGATGCTGCCGCAGGCGTTCGGCCCGCAGCACCTCGGCTGA
- a CDS encoding thymidine phosphorylase → MDAISVIRTKRDRGELTPEQIDWVIDAYTHGQVADEQMSALAMAILLNGMNRAEIARWTAAMIASGERMSFSELSRPTTDKHSTGGVGDKITLPLAPLVAACGAAVPQLSGRGLGHTGGTLDKLESIPGWRAHLSNEEMRHVLDTTGAVICAAGDGLAPADKKLYALRDVTGTVEAIPLIASSIMSKKIAEGTGALVLDVKVGSGAFMKTIEDARELASTMVALGTDSGVRTVALLTDMATPLGLTAGNALEVRESVEVLAGGGPRDVVDLTLALAREMLDAAGLKDADPEKALADGSAMDVWRRMISAQGGDPDAALPVAREQHVVTAPATGVLTRLDAYDIGVAAWRLGAGRARKEDPVQAGAGVELHARPGDAVTEGQPLLTLHTDTPEKFEYALKALPGAYDIAPAGTDFAPLPVVRERIA, encoded by the coding sequence ATGGACGCCATCTCCGTCATCCGCACCAAGCGGGACCGCGGCGAACTGACCCCCGAGCAGATCGACTGGGTCATCGACGCGTACACCCACGGCCAGGTCGCCGACGAGCAGATGTCCGCGCTGGCCATGGCGATCCTGCTGAACGGCATGAACCGCGCCGAGATCGCCCGCTGGACCGCCGCGATGATCGCCTCCGGCGAGCGGATGAGCTTCTCCGAACTCTCCCGGCCCACCACCGACAAGCACTCCACCGGCGGCGTCGGCGACAAGATCACGCTGCCGCTCGCCCCGCTGGTCGCCGCCTGCGGCGCCGCCGTGCCGCAGCTCAGCGGGCGCGGCCTCGGCCACACCGGCGGCACCCTCGACAAGCTGGAGTCCATCCCCGGCTGGCGCGCCCATCTCTCCAACGAGGAGATGCGCCACGTCCTGGACACCACCGGCGCGGTCATCTGCGCCGCCGGTGACGGGCTCGCCCCGGCCGACAAGAAGCTGTACGCGCTGCGCGATGTCACCGGCACCGTCGAGGCCATCCCGCTGATCGCCAGCTCGATCATGTCCAAGAAGATCGCCGAAGGCACCGGCGCCCTCGTGCTGGACGTCAAGGTCGGCTCCGGCGCCTTCATGAAGACCATCGAGGACGCCCGCGAACTGGCCTCCACCATGGTCGCGCTCGGCACCGACAGCGGTGTACGGACGGTCGCCCTGCTCACCGACATGGCCACCCCGCTCGGACTCACCGCGGGCAACGCCCTGGAGGTACGGGAGTCGGTGGAGGTGCTGGCCGGCGGCGGCCCCAGGGACGTCGTCGACCTCACCCTGGCGCTCGCCCGCGAGATGCTGGACGCGGCCGGGCTCAAGGACGCCGACCCGGAGAAGGCCCTGGCCGACGGCTCCGCGATGGACGTGTGGCGCCGCATGATCTCCGCCCAGGGCGGCGACCCGGACGCCGCGCTCCCCGTCGCCCGTGAGCAGCACGTGGTGACCGCTCCCGCCACCGGCGTACTGACCCGCCTGGACGCGTACGACATCGGTGTCGCCGCCTGGCGCCTGGGCGCGGGCCGCGCCCGCAAGGAGGACCCGGTGCAGGCGGGCGCGGGCGTCGAGCTGCACGCCCGGCCCGGGGACGCCGTCACCGAGGGGCAGCCGCTGCTCACCCTGCACACGGACACCCCGGAGAAGTTCGAGTACGCGCTGAAGGCCCTGCCCGGGGCGTACGACATCGCCCCGGCCGGTACGGACTTCGCCCCGCTGCCCGTGGTGCGCGAGCGCATCGCGTAA
- a CDS encoding S8 family serine peptidase, translating into MKSACVSTIAAAAAVALAAGMATPAAAQPDRAHRTGAGTGTTAGAAHHLTLITGDRVAVDAKGRVVGFEPAKGRAGIPVQKRIRDGHTLVIPADAHRLITSGKLDRRLFDITELNRPENRRAQKQGLRLIVGYRGAQAAAAKAEVRDAGATRVGRSLTSLNAESLLTPKRDAKDIWQALTSKQSHSPQRTTAAGIDRVWLDGVRRASLDRSVGQIGAPAAWKAGYTGKGVKIAVLDTGVDATHPDLKDQILASKNFTASPDTKDRVGHGTHVSSIAAGTGARSAGKFKGVAPDAKLLEGKVLDDDGFGDDSGILAGMEWAVAQGADIVNLSLGGSDTPEIDPLEAAVDKLSADKGVLFAIAAGNEGDGAGTVGSPGSADAALTVGAVDDKDVLADFSSRGPRIGDGAIKPDVTAPGVDITAAAAPGSAIDQEVGQNPPGYLSISGTSMATPHVAGAAALLKQQHPDWKYSELKGALTASTKPGAYNPFQQGSGRIAVDKALGQTIVADPVSVSFGVQQWPHTDDTPATKKVTYRNLGTSDVTLDLTVTGTGPQGKPAPAGFFTLGADKVTVPAGGSADVALSTDTRLGGTADGTYSAYVVGTGGGQTVRTAAAVEREAESYDVTLKALGRDGKAPAFAEAGLDALGGALSLAPLFSDGVVKVRVPKGTYTLNANLYVSEDPAAGVDWISQPKLTVGKDTTVTLDARAAKPVSFTLPEKGTKSRGLLTEYTVSTKNSEASYGWILEDTKGFGTAHLGPKITDGSLSQSWTGSWSKGASSEYNLALGGPVQQVATGYSRKFTAGQFATLKVSMGAGAVTRKTGQIFAWATLPGSDQLFGTATEQKLPGTRTVKVSTLDKARWSFDFAQAGGHSPEGFPLTEAYYAIGDEAAYKGGKSYTRTVNTGVFGPLVSKESGIFRSGNEITAALPVLADGKGNYGSPDLTSVKTVLHRNGKKIAQNEDPLTGTEFFKVPSAAADYKLTTSVRHSAKISALSTRVDASWSFRSKKTADAQLPASTVRFTPALGTDGRAKAGRTVSVPVKVQGAAAGKNLKSLTVYVSYNDGKTWKKVTVKKNKISVKNPAKGKAISFKANVTDKKGNKSSVTIHSAYLGK; encoded by the coding sequence GTGAAGAGCGCGTGTGTTTCGACCATCGCCGCGGCGGCAGCCGTGGCACTCGCGGCGGGGATGGCCACACCCGCGGCGGCACAGCCGGACCGGGCCCACCGGACCGGCGCCGGCACGGGCACCACGGCCGGGGCGGCGCACCATCTGACGCTCATCACCGGCGACCGGGTCGCGGTCGACGCCAAGGGCCGCGTCGTGGGCTTCGAGCCCGCGAAGGGCCGCGCCGGGATACCGGTGCAGAAGCGGATACGCGACGGGCACACGCTCGTCATACCGGCCGACGCCCACCGGCTGATCACCTCCGGCAAGCTGGACCGGCGGCTCTTCGACATCACGGAGCTGAACCGCCCGGAGAACCGCCGTGCCCAGAAGCAGGGCCTGCGGCTGATCGTCGGCTACCGGGGCGCGCAGGCAGCCGCCGCGAAGGCCGAGGTGCGGGACGCCGGTGCCACCCGGGTCGGCCGGAGCCTGACCTCGCTGAACGCCGAGTCGCTGCTCACACCGAAGCGCGACGCCAAGGACATCTGGCAGGCACTCACCAGCAAGCAGTCCCACAGCCCCCAGCGCACCACGGCGGCGGGCATCGACCGGGTCTGGCTGGACGGGGTGCGCCGGGCGAGCCTGGACAGGAGTGTCGGCCAGATCGGCGCACCGGCCGCCTGGAAGGCCGGCTACACCGGCAAGGGCGTGAAGATCGCGGTCCTGGACACGGGTGTGGACGCCACGCACCCCGACCTCAAGGACCAGATCCTCGCGTCGAAGAACTTCACGGCCTCGCCCGACACCAAGGACCGCGTCGGGCACGGCACGCATGTCTCCTCGATCGCGGCCGGTACGGGCGCCAGGTCGGCCGGCAAGTTCAAGGGGGTCGCCCCGGACGCCAAGCTGCTTGAGGGCAAGGTCCTCGACGACGACGGTTTCGGCGACGACTCCGGCATCCTGGCCGGCATGGAGTGGGCGGTCGCGCAGGGCGCCGACATCGTCAACCTGAGCCTCGGTGGCAGCGACACCCCCGAGATCGACCCGCTCGAAGCGGCGGTCGACAAGCTGTCCGCCGACAAGGGTGTCCTGTTCGCCATCGCGGCGGGCAACGAGGGCGACGGGGCCGGCACGGTGGGTTCGCCGGGCAGCGCGGACGCCGCGCTGACCGTCGGTGCCGTCGACGACAAGGACGTACTGGCGGACTTCTCCAGCCGCGGTCCGCGCATCGGTGACGGCGCCATCAAGCCCGATGTGACCGCCCCCGGGGTGGACATCACGGCCGCCGCCGCCCCCGGTTCGGCCATCGACCAGGAGGTCGGCCAGAACCCGCCCGGGTATCTGAGCATTTCCGGTACGTCGATGGCGACCCCGCATGTCGCGGGCGCCGCGGCACTCCTCAAGCAGCAGCACCCCGACTGGAAGTACAGCGAGCTGAAGGGTGCGCTGACGGCCTCCACCAAGCCGGGCGCGTACAACCCGTTCCAGCAGGGTTCGGGGCGGATCGCGGTCGACAAGGCGCTCGGCCAGACCATCGTGGCCGACCCGGTCTCGGTGAGCTTCGGCGTGCAGCAGTGGCCGCACACCGATGACACCCCGGCCACGAAGAAGGTGACGTACCGCAACCTCGGTACGAGCGATGTCACCCTCGATCTGACGGTGACGGGCACCGGCCCCCAGGGCAAGCCCGCCCCGGCCGGCTTCTTCACCCTCGGCGCCGACAAGGTCACCGTCCCGGCGGGCGGCAGCGCCGATGTGGCGCTGAGCACCGACACCCGGCTCGGCGGCACGGCGGACGGCACGTACTCCGCGTATGTCGTGGGCACCGGCGGCGGGCAGACCGTCCGCACCGCGGCCGCCGTCGAGCGCGAGGCCGAGTCGTACGACGTGACGCTGAAGGCCCTCGGCCGCGACGGAAAGGCGCCCGCCTTCGCGGAGGCCGGTCTGGACGCGCTCGGCGGCGCGCTGTCGCTCGCTCCGCTGTTCAGCGACGGCGTGGTCAAGGTGCGGGTGCCCAAGGGCACCTACACGCTGAACGCCAACCTCTATGTGAGCGAGGACCCCGCGGCGGGCGTCGACTGGATCTCCCAGCCGAAGCTGACCGTCGGCAAGGACACCACGGTCACACTGGACGCCCGCGCGGCGAAGCCGGTCTCCTTCACACTGCCGGAGAAGGGCACCAAGTCCCGCGGCCTCCTGACCGAGTACACGGTCTCCACCAAGAACAGCGAGGCGAGCTACGGCTGGATCCTGGAGGACACGAAGGGCTTCGGCACCGCCCACCTCGGCCCGAAGATCACCGACGGCTCGCTCTCCCAGAGCTGGACGGGCAGCTGGAGCAAGGGCGCGTCGAGCGAGTACAACCTCGCGCTCGGCGGACCGGTGCAGCAGGTCGCGACGGGCTACAGCCGTAAGTTCACGGCCGGACAGTTCGCCACGCTGAAGGTGTCCATGGGGGCCGGTGCGGTCACCCGCAAGACGGGCCAGATCTTCGCCTGGGCCACGCTGCCCGGCAGCGATCAGCTCTTCGGCACGGCGACCGAGCAGAAGCTGCCCGGTACGCGCACGGTCAAGGTCTCCACCCTCGACAAGGCCCGCTGGAGCTTCGACTTCGCGCAGGCCGGCGGGCACAGCCCGGAGGGCTTCCCGCTGACCGAGGCGTACTACGCGATCGGCGACGAGGCCGCGTACAAGGGCGGCAAGAGCTACACGAGGACCGTCAACACCGGGGTCTTCGGGCCGCTGGTGTCCAAGGAGTCCGGCATCTTCCGCAGCGGCAACGAGATCACCGCCGCTCTGCCCGTCCTGGCCGACGGCAAGGGCAACTACGGTTCCCCGGACCTCACCTCGGTGAAGACGGTGCTCCACCGCAACGGCAAGAAGATCGCCCAGAACGAGGACCCGCTGACGGGCACCGAGTTCTTCAAGGTCCCCTCGGCCGCCGCCGACTACAAGCTGACGACCTCGGTCCGGCACAGCGCGAAGATCAGCGCGCTGTCCACCCGGGTCGACGCGAGCTGGTCCTTCCGCTCCAAGAAGACCGCGGACGCCCAGCTTCCCGCGTCCACGGTCCGCTTCACCCCCGCCCTGGGCACGGACGGCCGGGCGAAGGCGGGCAGGACCGTCTCGGTGCCGGTGAAGGTGCAGGGCGCGGCGGCGGGCAAGAACCTCAAGTCGCTCACGGTGTACGTGAGTTACAACGACGGCAAGACCTGGAAGAAGGTCACCGTCAAGAAGAACAAGATCTCCGTGAAGAACCCGGCGAAGGGGAAGGCCATCTCCTTCAAGGCCAACGTCACGGACAAGAAGGGCAACAAGTCGTCGGTGACGATCCACAGCGCGTACCTGGGCAAGTGA
- a CDS encoding STAS domain-containing protein, producing the protein MSFGGRRGLPGVDAMNPNVLVVAGRVTRSAVPGLCAELEALLRSPRAASLEPAGVVDCDVGDVVGPDLALVEAVARLALVARREGGRRLRLCRVPPELRSLLDLVGLADVVALEAPVPPETPGERVP; encoded by the coding sequence ATGAGTTTCGGCGGCCGAAGGGGTCTGCCTGGTGTGGATGCCATGAACCCGAACGTCCTCGTCGTCGCGGGCCGCGTCACCCGGTCCGCCGTGCCGGGGCTCTGCGCAGAGCTGGAGGCGCTGCTGCGGAGCCCACGAGCCGCCTCCCTCGAACCGGCCGGGGTGGTGGACTGCGACGTGGGCGATGTCGTCGGACCGGACCTGGCCCTGGTCGAGGCGGTGGCCCGGCTGGCGCTGGTCGCGCGCCGGGAGGGCGGCAGGCGACTGCGCCTCTGCCGGGTGCCGCCCGAACTCCGGTCGCTGCTGGACCTGGTGGGGCTGGCGGATGTGGTGGCGCTGGAGGCCCCCGTGCCACCGGAGACCCCCGGGGAACGGGTCCCGTGA
- a CDS encoding sigma-70 family RNA polymerase sigma factor, with protein MSDLTTTAAASVDSRLEGHRVELTGYCYRMLGSAFEAEDAVQDTLVRAWRNFDKFEGRSSLRSWLYRIATNVCLDMLNAGNKRARPVDLTGPTPLAQAALNPLPENTWLEPMPDGRILPSVADPAEAAVAKESVRLAFVAALQHLPPKQRAVLILREVLAWKASEVAELLDTSVASVNSALQRARATLTDNRAPDTANPLDAEQQKLLERYVSAFEGYDMTALTALLHEDAVMTMPPFDLWLKGHDDITGFMLSYGASCAGSRLVATEANGTPAFAHYKPNPEGSGFVPWALQIIDITDGAISGMHCFLDTPRWFPLFGLPDHLAADAA; from the coding sequence ATGAGCGATCTGACGACGACGGCCGCGGCGAGTGTCGACAGCCGTCTGGAAGGACACCGGGTCGAGCTGACCGGCTACTGCTACCGGATGCTCGGCTCGGCCTTCGAGGCCGAGGACGCGGTCCAGGACACGCTGGTGCGCGCCTGGCGCAACTTCGACAAGTTCGAAGGCCGTTCCTCGTTGCGCTCCTGGCTGTACCGGATCGCGACGAACGTCTGTCTGGACATGCTGAACGCGGGCAACAAGCGGGCCAGGCCGGTGGATCTGACCGGCCCGACCCCGCTGGCGCAGGCGGCGCTCAACCCGCTGCCGGAGAACACCTGGCTGGAGCCGATGCCCGACGGCCGGATCCTGCCCTCGGTGGCCGACCCGGCGGAGGCCGCCGTGGCCAAGGAGTCGGTGCGCCTGGCGTTCGTCGCCGCGCTCCAGCACCTGCCGCCCAAGCAGCGGGCCGTGCTGATCCTGCGCGAGGTCCTCGCCTGGAAGGCGAGCGAGGTCGCCGAGCTGCTCGACACCTCCGTCGCCTCGGTCAACAGCGCCCTCCAGCGGGCGCGGGCCACGCTCACGGACAACCGCGCCCCGGACACCGCGAATCCGCTCGACGCGGAACAGCAGAAGCTCCTGGAGAGGTACGTATCGGCCTTCGAGGGCTACGACATGACGGCGCTGACCGCGCTGCTCCACGAGGACGCGGTGATGACGATGCCGCCGTTCGACCTGTGGCTGAAGGGACACGACGACATCACGGGCTTCATGCTCTCCTACGGCGCGAGCTGCGCGGGCTCCCGTCTGGTGGCGACCGAGGCCAACGGAACACCGGCGTTCGCCCACTACAAGCCGAATCCCGAGGGATCCGGCTTCGTGCCGTGGGCGTTGCAGATCATCGACATCACGGACGGGGCGATCTCCGGGATGCACTGCTTCCTGGACACGCCGCGCTGGTTCCCGCTGTTCGGACTGCCCGACCACCTCGCGGCCGACGCCGCGTGA
- a CDS encoding L,D-transpeptidase — MGVTEKIRTVRLRRGVALSVAGLVAAPALVLGTGTAAQAASCTKSTGPYQKKVEKFLGRTVDGKQSTADCKATQKFQKAHGITPTIGYAGPLTWRTMNTMLAQKAAGKNPNKARKCPTDMGRVACVDLTRQLSWIQDGKKLKFGPVPVRTGRDGAETRTGASKVYWRDIKHWSTIYKVWMPYSQFFDGGQAFHSVTKSMYNPPGSGGCVNMRPADAKAYWKMLKKGDDVFVYGRKPGT, encoded by the coding sequence ATGGGAGTGACGGAGAAGATACGTACCGTACGACTGCGGCGCGGGGTCGCGCTGTCCGTCGCCGGTCTGGTGGCGGCACCCGCGCTGGTACTGGGCACCGGCACCGCGGCCCAGGCGGCGTCCTGCACGAAGTCCACCGGGCCGTACCAGAAGAAGGTGGAGAAGTTCCTCGGGCGGACCGTGGACGGCAAACAGTCGACGGCCGACTGCAAGGCGACCCAGAAGTTCCAGAAGGCCCACGGGATCACGCCCACCATCGGATACGCGGGGCCGCTCACCTGGCGCACGATGAACACGATGCTCGCCCAGAAGGCCGCCGGGAAGAACCCGAACAAGGCCAGGAAGTGCCCCACCGACATGGGCCGCGTCGCGTGCGTGGACCTGACCCGGCAGCTGAGCTGGATCCAGGACGGCAAGAAGCTGAAGTTCGGTCCCGTGCCGGTGCGGACGGGACGCGACGGCGCGGAGACGCGTACCGGCGCGAGCAAGGTCTACTGGCGCGACATCAAGCACTGGTCGACGATCTACAAGGTCTGGATGCCGTACTCCCAGTTCTTCGACGGCGGCCAGGCGTTCCACTCCGTCACCAAGTCCATGTACAACCCTCCGGGTTCGGGCGGCTGCGTCAACATGCGGCCCGCGGACGCGAAGGCGTACTGGAAGATGCTGAAGAAGGGCGACGACGTCTTCGTGTACGGGCGCAAGCCCGGTACGTGA
- a CDS encoding MFS transporter — translation MPPASTGASTLAVDAAAPSSPASVPPASAASSAAVEAPSRLEPGRPGYRRMSFALFAAGVATFALLYSTQALLPAVSASFGATAGQASWTVSAATGALALCVLPLSALSERFGRRQMMTASLTVAVLVGLLVPFAPSLGWLIALRAVQGAALAGLPASAMAYLAEEVRPKALVAAIGLFVAGNSIGGMSGRILTGWVAQLWGWRAALGAVGLLAALCAVVFHFMIPKARNFTPGSLNPKALARTVGGHLADPLLRRLYAIGALFMTVFGAVYTVIGYRLVEAPFSLPQGVVGSIFLVYLVGTVSSAAAGQLVARLGRRGALYLAVSTTAAGLLLSLADQLLAVLLGLVLITAGFFAGHAVASSSVSRTATTGRAQASALYQSAYYLGSSAGGTLGAVAFHAGGWAGTVALGLLAVLGVVSITLYGTRAARAERRALVPAAR, via the coding sequence ATGCCTCCTGCCAGTACCGGGGCATCCACCCTCGCCGTGGATGCCGCAGCCCCGTCGTCGCCCGCCTCCGTCCCGCCCGCCTCCGCCGCCTCCTCCGCGGCCGTCGAGGCCCCGTCGAGGCTCGAACCCGGACGTCCCGGCTACCGCCGGATGAGCTTCGCGCTCTTCGCCGCCGGGGTCGCGACCTTCGCCCTCCTCTACTCCACCCAGGCCCTGCTGCCCGCCGTCTCCGCCTCCTTCGGCGCCACGGCGGGGCAGGCGAGCTGGACGGTCTCCGCGGCGACCGGGGCGCTGGCGCTGTGCGTGCTGCCGCTGAGCGCGCTCTCCGAGCGGTTCGGGCGGCGGCAGATGATGACCGCCTCGCTGACGGTCGCCGTACTGGTGGGGCTGCTCGTACCGTTCGCCCCCTCGCTCGGCTGGCTGATCGCGCTGCGCGCCGTGCAGGGCGCCGCGCTCGCCGGGCTGCCGGCCTCCGCGATGGCGTACCTGGCCGAGGAGGTACGGCCCAAGGCGCTGGTCGCCGCGATCGGACTGTTCGTGGCGGGCAACAGCATCGGCGGCATGAGCGGGCGCATCCTCACCGGCTGGGTGGCCCAGCTGTGGGGCTGGCGGGCCGCGCTGGGCGCCGTCGGGCTGCTCGCCGCACTCTGCGCGGTGGTCTTCCACTTCATGATCCCCAAGGCCCGGAACTTCACGCCGGGTTCGCTCAACCCGAAGGCACTGGCCAGGACCGTCGGCGGCCACCTCGCCGACCCGCTGCTGCGCCGGCTGTACGCGATCGGCGCCCTGTTCATGACCGTGTTCGGCGCGGTCTACACGGTGATCGGCTACCGGCTGGTCGAGGCCCCCTTCAGCCTGCCGCAGGGCGTCGTCGGCTCGATCTTCCTGGTCTACCTGGTCGGTACGGTCTCCTCCGCCGCGGCCGGGCAGCTCGTCGCCCGGCTCGGCCGCCGGGGAGCCCTCTACCTGGCCGTCTCCACCACGGCCGCCGGACTGCTGCTCTCGCTGGCCGACCAACTGCTCGCCGTCCTGCTGGGCCTGGTGCTGATCACGGCCGGGTTCTTCGCCGGGCACGCGGTCGCCTCGTCCTCCGTGAGCCGTACGGCGACCACCGGCCGCGCCCAGGCGTCGGCGCTCTACCAGTCCGCGTACTACCTGGGCTCCAGCGCGGGCGGCACGCTCGGCGCGGTCGCCTTCCACGCCGGGGGCTGGGCGGGGACGGTGGCACTGGGACTGCTCGCGGTCCTCGGCGTCGTATCGATCACGCTGTACGGGACCCGGGCCGCGCGGGCCGAACGGCGCGCGCTGGTCCCGGCGGCCCGCTGA